A stretch of the Pseudalkalibacillus hwajinpoensis genome encodes the following:
- a CDS encoding aldo/keto reductase, translated as MKESIPELTLNDGLTLPAIGFGTYLLNGNEGATAINSAIDVGYRLIDTAYNYENEGTVGEAIRRSTVPRNELRVTSKLPGRYQEYKKAVTAIQESLYRANLDYYDLYLIHWPNPKQGLYPEAWQALIDAKKWGLIRSIGVCNFLPEHLEQLEKETGVKPSINQIELHPFFNQEDQRRFHQQNNIKTQSWSPLARVTDILENETISQIANQHNKSVSQVILRWHYQLGSIPIPKSSSPERQLENLSIFDFSLNETEMAMMAELTKPNGRLNDQDPATYEEF; from the coding sequence TTGAAGGAATCAATCCCAGAACTAACGTTGAATGATGGTCTTACACTACCCGCTATCGGTTTCGGTACTTACTTGCTAAATGGAAATGAAGGCGCAACTGCAATTAATAGTGCGATTGATGTTGGCTACCGTCTCATCGATACGGCTTACAATTACGAAAACGAAGGAACCGTGGGCGAAGCCATTCGTCGAAGTACAGTTCCTAGAAATGAACTGCGCGTCACTTCTAAATTACCAGGTCGCTATCAAGAATATAAGAAAGCTGTTACGGCCATTCAAGAGTCGTTATATAGAGCTAACCTGGATTATTATGATTTGTACCTCATTCACTGGCCGAACCCTAAACAAGGTCTTTATCCAGAAGCATGGCAAGCTCTAATTGACGCTAAGAAATGGGGACTCATTCGCTCGATCGGCGTATGTAATTTCCTTCCGGAGCATCTAGAGCAATTGGAGAAGGAAACCGGCGTAAAGCCAAGCATCAATCAAATCGAACTACACCCCTTCTTCAACCAGGAAGATCAGAGAAGATTTCATCAACAAAACAACATCAAAACACAATCCTGGAGCCCGCTAGCTCGAGTGACTGACATTTTAGAAAATGAAACGATCAGTCAAATTGCAAATCAACATAACAAATCAGTCTCTCAGGTGATTTTACGCTGGCATTATCAATTAGGATCCATCCCGATTCCTAAATCTTCTTCTCCAGAACGTCAGCTTGAAAACCTCTCTATTTTTGACTTTTCTTTAAATGAAACAGAAATGGCGATGATGGCTGAATTAACGAAACCAAATGGACGATTGAATGATCAAGATCCAGCTACTTATGAAGAATTTTAA
- a CDS encoding DUF2798 domain-containing protein, whose amino-acid sequence MPETKKEGFYFGLMMCFGMVCVMTFYNLSTNGLLGEMTLIELLMSLLLGYIIALLFEIIVVGPIAKKITFRLPFNKSHKWKVILILSTCMVIGMVFFMSFYGLIMSYANIGSMDHSFLREYVSLFIKNVIVAFPLQILIMGPLVRWLFVKYVKTNKPMSAKAQ is encoded by the coding sequence TTGCCAGAAACGAAAAAAGAAGGTTTTTATTTTGGGTTAATGATGTGTTTTGGAATGGTATGTGTGATGACATTCTATAACTTATCTACGAATGGATTACTGGGAGAAATGACTCTTATAGAATTGCTTATGAGTCTACTGCTTGGCTATATTATCGCTTTGTTATTTGAAATTATTGTGGTAGGTCCCATTGCGAAGAAAATTACGTTTCGTTTGCCTTTTAACAAATCTCATAAATGGAAGGTTATTTTAATTCTTTCAACTTGTATGGTTATCGGTATGGTATTCTTTATGTCATTTTACGGATTAATAATGTCATATGCTAATATTGGATCTATGGATCATTCCTTCCTAAGAGAGTATGTTTCGTTATTTATTAAGAATGTCATTGTAGCCTTCCCGTTACAGATCCTTATTATGGGGCCACTCGTTCGGTGGTTGTTCGTGAAGTATGTAAAAACGAATAAACCAATGAGTGCTAAAGCACAGTAA